The nucleotide sequence AGGTACGCGTTGGCCCACAGCTTCTGGCCTTCGTCGGACAACACGAAGTCGAGCACCTTCTTGCCGTTCGCGTCGTGCGGGGCGCCCTTCACGAGACTCATCACGTACGGCACGGCGATCGTGCCTTCCTTCGGAATCACGAACTCGACGTTCGCGCTGTCCTTGTACTTCGCGCGATACGCGTCGAAGTCGTAGTCGAGCAGGATCGGAATTTCACCCGACAGCACGCGCGCATACGCGGTCTGCTTCGGCACGATCGGCGCGTTCGCCTTCAGCTTCCTGAACCAGTCGAGCGCCGGCTTGAAATTGTCGAGGCTGCCGCCGAGCGCCTGGTTCACGGCCACCGCGCCCGCATAGCCGACGAACGCACTCGACGGGTCGAGGTAGCCGACCATGCCCTTGTATTCCGGCTTCAGCAGATCGGCCCACGAGCGCGGCACCGGCTTGCCGTCGAGCGCGTCCTTGTTCACGAAGAAGCCGAGCGTGCCCGAATGGATCGCGAACCAGTAGCCTTGCGGGTCCTTCAGGTTCGCGGGGATGTCGTTCCAGTGCGCGGGCTTGTACGGCGCGATCACGCCCTTGTCCTTCGCCTGGAACGCCGACGACACGCCGAGGTAGACCACGTCGGCGACCGGGCTCTTCTGCTCGGCGATCAGCTGCGCGATCGACTGGCCCGAGTTCTTGTTGTCGAACGGCACGCGGATGCCGGTCTTCTGCTTGATCGCCGCG is from Burkholderia sp. HI2500 and encodes:
- a CDS encoding ABC transporter substrate-binding protein, whose protein sequence is MSFRLTSLLRALAAPVACAALLAGAPAAHADETAICYNCPPEWADWAAQIAAIKQKTGIRVPFDNKNSGQSIAQLIAEQKSPVADVVYLGVSSAFQAKDKGVIAPYKPAHWNDIPANLKDPQGYWFAIHSGTLGFFVNKDALDGKPVPRSWADLLKPEYKGMVGYLDPSSAFVGYAGAVAVNQALGGSLDNFKPALDWFRKLKANAPIVPKQTAYARVLSGEIPILLDYDFDAYRAKYKDSANVEFVIPKEGTIAVPYVMSLVKGAPHDANGKKVLDFVLSDEGQKLWANAYLRPVRAQTLGADIASKFLPASEYARAKPVDFGKMAAGQQAFGQQYLQVMQ